NNNNNNNNNNNNNNNNNNNNNNNNNNNNNNNNNNNNNNNNNNNNNNNNNNNNNNNNNNNNNNNNNNNNNNNNNNNNNNNNNNNNNNNNNNNNNNNNNNNNNNNNNNNNNNNNNNNNNNNNNNNNNNNNNNNNNNNNNNNNNNNNNNNNNNNNNNNNNNNNNNNNNNNNNNNNNNNNNNNNNNNNNNNNNNNNNNNNNNNNNNNNNNNNNNNNNNNNNNNNNNNNNNNNNNNNNNNNNNNNNNNNNNNNNNNNNNNNNNNNNNNNNNNNNNNNNNNNNNNNNNNNNNNNNNNNNNNNNNNNNNNNNNNNNNNNNNNNNNNNNNNNNNNNNNNNNNNNNNNNNNNNNNNNNNNNNNNNNNNNNNNNNNNCNNNNNNNNNNNNNNNNNNNNNNNNNNNNNNNNNNNNNNNNNNNNNNNNNNNNNNNNNNNNNNNNNNNNCAGCCGGTTTTAAATGCCNNNNNNNNNNNNNNNNNNNNNNNNNNNNNNNNNNNNNNNNNNNNNNNNNNNNNNNNNNNNNNNNNNNNNNNNNNNNNNNNNNNNNNNNNNNNNNNNNNNNNNNNNNNNNNNNNNNNNNNNNNNNNNNNNNNNNNNNNNNNNNNNNNNNNNNNNNNNNNNGCAGGTTTCCACAATCATTCGATCTTCATGCGACACTAAATTCAATTTTACAATCAGTTGGTGTTATTTCCagatatttcttattttactgaatttatttCCTCTCATTTTCGGTTGAATTCATAGTAGGTCTAGTCCTAACTATGTTAATGCTTTATTTCTGCATTCGAGACAAGGGGCATCATCCTGCATGAGGAAAACGATGTAAATTAGAAACCATTATATAATCGAAGCATAAATAAGTacgtttcttttaaatttgttcTAGTTGTCGAAACAGCACTCTATCCAAGCTTACGTAATCACCGACTGATTGATTTCACTTGGGGATCAGGTTAGATGATATGTTTTTAACTTCTTCATAATATCGTATTGTATTGCCTAATTGCAGTATCACTTATAACAGAAAATTATGGCACAATGAAGAacggaaattataatgatagggaAAGGATAAAATAATCCTGAGCATATTAGCGCCCAAAGNNNNNNNNNNNNNNNNNNNNNNNNNNNNNNNNNNNNNNNNNNNNNNNNNNNNNNNNNNNNNNNNNNNNNNNNNNNNNNNNNNNNNNNNNNNNNNNNNNNNNNNNNNNNNNNNNNNNNNNNNNNNNNNNNNNNNNNNNNNNNNNNNNNNNNNNNNNNNNNNNNNNNNNNNNNNNNNNNNNNNNNNNNNNNNNNNNNNNNNNNNNNNNNNNNNNNNNNNNNNNNNNNNNNNNNNNNNNNNNNNNNNNNNNNNNNNNNNNNNNNNNNNNNNNNNNNNNNNNNNNNNNNNNNNNNNNNNNNNNNNNNNNNNNNNNNNNNNNNNNNNNNNNNNNNNNNNNNNNNNNNNNNNNNNNNNNNNNNNNNNNNNNNNNNNNNNNNNNNNNNNNNNNNNNNNNNNNNNNNNNNNNNNNNNNNNNNNNNNNNNNNNNNNNNNNNNNNNNNNNNNNNNNNNNNNNNNNNNNNNNNNNNNNNNNNNNNNNNNNNNNNNNNNNNNNNNNNNNNNNNNNNNNNNNNNNNNNNNNNNNNNNNNNNNNNNNNNNNNNNNNNNNNNNNNNNNNNNNNNNNNNNNNctagtatataataaaatccaGGATGCCGTGCAGTAGTTAAAGAAaggatcatttatttcattttattcatatcattagaaaatgtaacaacaatatcaacaaaaacaagaattcattcttttgttttccaTATGAAACTCATCTCTCCTGATGCTCCAAAAAGGACAGCGTTTCCACTAACAATTGCCTTAAGGAGCTCCATATGTGTTTGATGGTGCACTAACGTGACCACCACCGGAGCCAACGCTGATTCCAATTTCTCCGCTGTCTCCAAAGCCACCTACGAATCCTCCTCCTGCTTGTCCTACCCCACCGCCAAATCCTCCGCCTCCCGAACTTCCAACAAATCCACCTCCAGCTGCTCCACTGCCGCCAAAGCCACCTCCCAATCCTCCACTACCGCCAAAACCACCTCCCAATCCTCCTCCGCCACCCAGTCCTCCTGCGCCTCCAAAGCCACCCCCTCCTGAGCCACCAACACCTCCGGCGCCACCGATGACTTGTCCTCCTCCACTGGAAGCTGCTTGGAGGGCTGTCTGGAGGTCCACACCGCTAGGGAGTTGAGGATTTTCTCCTTCTGCATAGTTGACGAAGAACACTTCTGGACTAGAAGCAGGAGGAGCTGGTACTTCGATGACTTGTTGTCCTCCTGCTCCACTGGCCTTATTAAGGACGTACACGATATTCTCTTGCCTCGGTGGTGGGATAACAATCGGCTCAGGTCCTGCGCCTCCCTCCGGAATACGAACAAacaggatattgtgatcaacccTCGGCGGTGGAATCCTTGGTGGTGGACCACTTGGAATGGACGGTTGTGCAGGGGCGTCGTAGACGTACACTTTTCTTGATACTACTGGGGACACACAGGACCCGTCCACATGTAGGACCGTTCCAGGACCGCATCCTCTGCCCGATCCGCCGCCACTTGAAAACCCTCCTGCACTTGCGAATCCACCTCCACTA
This genomic interval from Penaeus monodon isolate SGIC_2016 chromosome 22, NSTDA_Pmon_1, whole genome shotgun sequence contains the following:
- the LOC119587311 gene encoding loricrin-like, whose protein sequence is MKLLVTIALLAAVCTAVPDGYRAPGSSTAGFSSGGGLSGGGGFSGGAGFSGGGGFSSGSVISAGGSGFSSGGVISGGGGGFSSGGGFSGGGGFSGGGGGGLSGGRGFSSGGFSSGGGFSSGGGFSSGGGFASAGGFSSGGGSGRGCGPGTVLHVDGSCVSPVVSRKVYVYDAPAQPSIPSGPPPRIPPPRVDHNILFVRIPEGGAGPEPIVIPPPRQENIVYVLNKASGAGGQQVIEVPAPPASSPEVFFVNYAEGENPQLPSGVDLQTALQAASSGGGQVIGGAGGVGGSGGGGFGGAGGLGGGGGLGGGFGGSGGLGGGFGGSGAAGGGFVGSSGGGGFGGGVGQAGGGFVGGFGDSGEIGISVGSGGGHVSAPSNTYGAP